The stretch of DNA GTAAGGAAGTTATTTGCAGGTACAATATTCGTAGGGGTCCTTTCGACTGGGGTTTGCGTTTGGACCATTTGATAGGTCAAATAACGTTTTGGAGATTCCACGCGCTTTATGGGCGTGAGTGGAGGAATTTGGATACACTGGAACAGAGAGAGAAAAACGTAATTTGTCTGTAAGCATTTACATTATTTTTACAGCTTACGTTCTGGCTAGTAGCAGTGCTGATGGCAATGTTTGCACTAGAAGACGATGAAGCAACATGGAACAGTTTCGATGGAGAACATTCGCCTTGAAGCATGGAATGAATCGAGGACAGGTGAGACTGGTTCTGATGTTGCAATTGcggctgttgctgttgctgctgctgctgttgtgtcGTGTTCTGTATTATTTGATGAGATATTGTTTGGGCATGATGATGAGAGTGATGATGATGTGCATTATGATGTGTGGCGAGAACATTTCCTGCATTGGCCATGTTATTAACGGAGTTGTGCGTTGTACTCAGAAGCTGGTCCTGATGATAATGTAAAAAACTGTTGCCAGTTGTAACCACAGGCATATGGTTAACGCCTAACTGGGAATGGGAGGATTGCCCAAGCTTATCATGCTCGCTCAAGTTATTGACGGAGGAAACATCCTGCAATTTTATGGTCACATCCAAATACGTTAAAGCTGATGACAACGGAATAATTAAGCGGTTATTACCTTGGGGTTCGTAACAATAACTGGTGCTTCATGGGATAGCTGTGGCGCAGGCTTATTGACGAACTGTAAAAATAATTTACGATCATTTTCCGGCGACTGCAACGAACTCGCATCGACCAATGACTGGAGATCCTCTGCCGTATATGTTTGAATGCCACCGTGGTGATCAAGTAAATTAGTTTGTGGATGAAACTGATTAGTAGGATTGGCCGAGCCCGGTGCGCCGATATAATCAACTAACAACCCATTTGGTAGGTGACTCGATAATAAATCAGCACCCAGCAGTGAACTTTCGATATATTCCTGCTCACGAGAATTGGTCGCCGGAGGAATCGTGATAAAGTGCAGCGTTCCGTTTTCGACGTTGTGGATTGTTCGCAGCACCCCTTTGGACAAATCTTCCTGCAAGTGGTGACTACTGGGCCCTAATTCTAAATGGTCCATTATGTTTCGATGGTGTGATTCCTCCATGTTTACAATTTCGTACGAATAGACGAGTCTTCAAGGTCGCTCGTGTTGCTTGtgcacaaaataaaaaatataacaaataacTGAAATGTGGGTCAACATCTATAAATCACTATTCGCCCGCCGAAATTGGCCATTTTCAACACACAATTTTTATTTCTCAGAATGAAAACGCGACATCACAACATCAACAAATCCTAATCTATTGACATTACATATTTGCATGCCAAAGAAAACGAAGACTTGACAGAAATtgacagactttttttttgttatttaccGATTCACAACATTTTTGACTCTGGagtaaaatataaacaaacatCGCTTCAAAAGAGAAAACAAAACCGGTTTAGGGGTTGTACTCTATATGTAGTCCTATAGATACAACCGATTGATCAGTAATTTGATTCACGGACCAGCTTATTTCGTTatttagggtgctcatacactatttgaccgaagccaaatatttggctCAGATAAAATCTGATCAACATGTACTCATCAaatttattcgacacaaaacacgacaagcaaatatttgtCCGGTCTGTTCGTTAAATTTGTTGGTACATGTGCTAGGTTACCTCTAATATTCCAGACGATTTTATATttattcaggctcattagcatttaagctgtaacagagccgggttttaatcgtgtacatctacgagggcagtccgataagtacttagcccacaaaaaaacaatttatttctaAAATACGTGGatacgcccgcttccacacacgttcaaaacaaaactacgagtccgaatcagctgaaattttgacagtagcagtttgcgagaatgtactacacgataagcaATCTCTCTGGCGATTCTGAcatcatcgggcgatgaggctaagtacttatcggatcgCCCTCGTACATGTTTAtggttctataaattgtaaattacccAGTAGTAACagctatttaggcgtaagagtattttttctgttccattacattatgggaaattacacagtagtagccagttaggcgtaagggtatactttctgttcttccattgttcagcagacctgACAACGGAGAgaattgatatgatcattgttgtgttatttatatCACAACAGCACGATGTtttttgcagagcagagcagttgtagggatgaatcgatctccattcgACAGTGAAtcaatctccatcgctgatgattgttgcgtggaagtagttattctataataacacaacgatggtcaattgagggctctgagtttggactcacgatcgatcgcttagcaAGCGAACGCGCTTCCGTGTGGATACGAAGACTCtctattccatttttttcatgttcgatatttgacattgtttgtcacTGTTGATTATCGAAGAGTGGCAAACcaaatttgatatttgtacaaatttcaaatcaatctttatctttcaaaaagagtcaaatatttgacgtCCGAACAAACAGTGCACGGTCATCTTTAGAATTTTACTTATTTTGCTGTAAACTGCAGTCTAAACTAAACTATAATATTACTCTTACCacgtttataaaaaaaatatcgagaaccATATAACCATATCGAGTGGTATAACCGACATGAACGTAAACCATTCTGGTTGGATTAGGGTcgtttaaaattcaaaatacgtGTTTTGAACACGAAGTTCTTCACATTCACGGTGATCAAAATACAGCTGATGCTCCTTTATACCTCTCGAGCACTGTCCGTGACTAATTTCATTCGGCGAAAGAAATTCTTGTTAGACAAATAGTTTTAGTTATTGTTCCAGTTACTTGGCCAGAATTAGGTGAAGCTTCACTATGCTATGATGCACAAACTTCGAGCGATTTCGAATGCCTAATGAATGGTAGTTTTGAATTAATACCTATTGAATATCGTTTTGTTGAGCTTTGCAATTCTGGAGGAGTGTTTTTGCGAGAAGCTCGCAATGGGGTTAACGCCTTTTCAATGCTGCTCACGATGGTGATCCAGGCCTGAACAGTGTAGTGCTGTTCGATGGCCGAAACTTGATACAAATGTAGACTTGTCGAGAATGTAATCTGGTGTCGCCTCTGCATATTCCTGTTAATGGCTGTCGAAGGGACAACATTTACACTTTATAGTATATTGTTACAGTCGATACTTGGATATATGTGATGAAGGTATTTAGGAGGTTTGGCTTTAATATTTGTGAAAAAGCGAGACTATATATATCTTTGTTGACGCGTCGATAGTTGAGAGAGAGTCTGTTGAGAGTTGGGATGTTTTTATCAATCAATCATATAGGCTGGACCTTGCACCGTTTCACCACTCTAAAATATTTTCAGCTTATAACGTACACGGGTGAAGTTATGGAATTATCCGAAATATGGTTTATAGATAATAATGGACAACATATGCttgtttcaatttaattttcattaacgaaaaatttcatttgaaagtAGAACTAAAACCGCGGAAATCATTCAATTGATCtagttgatttcatttgcactTGGTGCAAGTTTTTATTGAACGCGAACAAAACGCGCATGTCGTAAATTAGAATTACGGATTCATTCGCTGATTAAAGATTTGTTTCTTCGTGGTACAATTGTTGCGTTGATGATAGAAGTACAGTGATTCGTCGTCGTCGAATGATATATCACGGTTAAGGATGCCGAATTTGAATTAGATATGCAGGAAACTTCTCTCTGTGACCATAGACGACATAACTCCTGCGTTCTGCACGAATAAAATAATGAAGAAGAACAGATGGACGGTGAATAAATTGTCATTTTCGATTGTATTAATAACTACTACTACGAACTCGCGACAGAACATATAGGAAATCACATTTTCACCCTTCAATGTTCAAGTTTTTCTCGCCATAATGAAATTTCTCGAGCGAAGACGAATTCAGCTGAATTACATTACAGCTCAAATGTTACGATCCGTTCTCGATTCACTAACAAACATTTATAGCGATTGATTTTAATGTACgattattgagaaaaaaatctgaCCTTGTAGCTGTTTCCAGCAAATCTGGACCAGCGCATTGTATATTTCTCGCTGGattatgaaacactaatttatttattcattttcgtcaaacaaatgtagactactaACTTACATTAATTTTACAACATTTTCTTATGTTAAATATTCTATTATGTTTTTTATtgattgttgtgtcaattaaatcgcagtgctgattgtacgAGGGCACGTGATTTTATATGAGCGTTTTAAGTGTCTATTTTGgctacaaaaattgaaaaaaaaaggtaggAAATTgtgtctaggacacgaccgctaaTGAGCCGCAAATGATTGAGAAAAAATACGTAAAATATATTCTCTCACGCATCCAAATGAGAAGTATTCCAAAGAATACGTTTTACGTATGGTAGCCAAATTTCAGCTGAATTGTCCTCGTAGTTACAGAGATAAAAACGACTTTTGAAGCTAACTTACGCGCACCAGCGCCCtaataaacaaaatttgtaGTCccaatacagtaatttacatttaatgcgacatgccgaggcactaCTCAGAGTCGCATTGGAGCCGAATTTGACCTGCAATTGGACATTAGCAgtgagagtggtacagtgtcggcgcctggtggcgactttcaatggcGACTTTGGGCCTCGAACAAGatctttacaaaaatgtccaatcagaggtaaaaatgtccaattaaacgtgtcgcattacaggtctgtccaaatagcaaaatgtcgcattaaatgcaaataactgtattttcaaataccttcaaacatatccTAAACGCGCCTCGAGAGATTTGGATCGTcaaaaacccatgttttttttGGGCCTCttcggatatatatatatatatatatatatatatatatatatatatatatatatatatagtaaacTTTATTTTTCATATCACTTCACTATATGGAGGAATTTATGGTCGCCCCAAAACGAACCGGTAATGGAAGCAaaaagtgtgaagaaaatgaaaacaacaaaagtcAACCATCAGTAATTTGCGAAATTTTCCAATCTAATTCGTCTGCTCCGCATCTTCACGCCGGCTGGAACTACAATCCGGCAAAGTTCAATCGGAAATTGAAAGCCTAACATTTTCAGATGCACTTACAGGATTAGCTAGTCATTGATACGATGGTCCTGAGATATTTATGTATTCTGGCACTGGTAAGATAGAACTTTTACGCCGAAAACATGGAGTCACGCAAAACAGTCGAAACAGCCGCCGTGTGGGCGCTTCCTTTGAAGTCTTTATCGTTGACGCCGCCACGTCAGGATTTTTCCGCCTGTCTGCGCGCTTGCCCTTTCTTTTCCACATCGCTTGTTTTGATTATCTTTATCCCATGTTCTCGTTTACATCGCGAAAACTGATGCCACCGGTGGTAACAGGtgtgattttgattgatattatattaaTATTGTTACTTTTTTTCAATGCCGAGAGTATATCTCGCATGTGGATAAATAAGCGATGGAAACGGTTAATATGTGTATTGGAACGCTattatattttgtttgttggttTGTTTGTCGATTTCCATGATTTCTAATGCATTTGTACATTCAATTTAAATACTTATTAGATAAATTTAGataatatatgtttttttttgtacagctGTGCGCTTGTGAGCTGCAGTTAGTGTCATCGAAAGTTAACGCCAAAAGTACCGTTGTGGAAGGAATTACTGATGTTAAGGAGCTTAAGAAGTTGTTTCGGACTAAGAATAATGTGCTGGTGTTGTTTGTTTCTAGTTTGAAAGAAGCACAATCCACCCTGAATGCCTTCCGTGAGGCTGCGGAAACTGTTAAAGGTCAGGGAACAATGGTGCTGTTTGATTGCAGTAGCGGTGAATCGAAGaagatttgcaaaaaaatgaaagCACAACCGACGCCTCACATATTGAAGCATTATAAGGACGGAGATTTTCACAAAGATTACGATCGCCAGCTAACAGCCACCAGTATGGCTAACTTTATGCGTGACCCTACGGGTGATTTGCCCTGGGAGGAAGACCCTATTGGCGTAGATGTTGTACATGTTCCAGATACGCTGGTAAGTAggctttggatttttttttcttttcaaagcaattttttccACCCATGACTCATTTAAAGGCTCTAGCAAAGCTTCTTAAGAAGGAAGTGCGGCCAATTCTGGTAATGTTCTATGCACCATGGTGTGGCTTCTGCAAGACGTTGAAACCAGAGTTTTCCGCTGCCGCTGGTGAACTAAAACCAAAATATGTATTAGCTGCCATCGACGTGAATCGTCCAGAAAACTCCATCATCCGGAAGCAGTATAACATCACAGGTTTTCCTACGCTACTTTACTACGAGTAATATTGCCATTCACATTAAATACACAATTGTTTCAAGTAAATATATTTTAGGAACGGTCGTATGAAGTACACTTTCGACGGTGAGAATAATAAAGCCGGAATCAtagctttcatgaaaaatccaactgcGCCACCACCTTCGAAGCCTAAAGAGCCGGACTGGGCATCGGAACCGAGTTCCGAAATAGTGCACCTAGGTAGCGCGAACTTTGAACCGGCCCTGAAGGACGAAAAATCTGCGTTGGTAATGTTCTACGCTCCTTGGTGCGGGCAttgcaagaaaatgaaacctgaATACGAGAAGGCGGCCACCAttatgaaggagaagaaagttGCTGGCGTACTGGCCGCTCTAGATGCTACAAAGGAGCAAGCTATTGGTCAGCAATTTGGCGTGAAGGGCTATCCCACTGTTAAATATTTCAGCAACGGGGAGTTTAAGTTCGATGTGAACGTTCGCGATGCTGACAAAATTGTTGAGTTTATGAGGGTGAGTAGTGAGTCGGTTGTATataaagggcctgattctcgaatacacttcgaataaacttcacggtggaaacggaatgaaacgtatccgctatgacaacggtacggtgtcgatatctcgatacgagattagtttcccactaatcttatcattataatattaaattttcttcagatgaaatttttgtatgagattattatatcacatgaagagaacaaagttttccattcacattaaataccagtttgatacgaagaagttaattttcaataatgattttttatttgaaaagtgctcattctgcatgaaaactcattattatcttcgacacttcactaactcgtaaaacgtagttcaatgtcgtgtcgtttatttcgtttccaccgtgaagtgtattcgagaatcaggcccaaagttAATCAGGGATGCaatttcgaaagaacatgttgaaatcgaaaaaggTCAAAATATCTCCACCCAGCAGCGTAGTGTGCGGGTGGCAAACCAGGCATTTGCCGGGGGTGCTGACCTTTTGGGGCgacaaaatccaagaattttcaatagcaattttttttaccgtatttcatctttcaattgagtaaaaaaaCAACATGAGTAGTTACTTCTGTCCGTACATGAAACCAATaacatttctttattttttgcaaaattgAAACACCCAACATCACATCAATACAAAGCATAATTTCAGCAACATTTCACCTACAATGATAACGTTCTTTGGAACTGTTTGAGAAATGTTCAAATATTTCTGCAGTTCAACAACACGTTGGAATGAACTTATTTAGTATTTGGGAGTATCGTTGTAAGGACGTTCCGATACAAGATGGTCATCAAAACGGCATGAACGTTGAAAAGGTTCACTTGTTCCATCTTTTTTGTTCTCACTAATTTAACAAATTAGACCAAACACAACAGTGCCACCGTGTACGGAGCAGAAAGTTTTACTGAATGAAATAGATTTTAAATTTCTTTGTCTTCTACAACTTTGGGAAATAATCCAAAATAGTATGGACAAAGTGGCATGACCTTAGACGTAGCAAGTAAACTCCTTGAAGCCTTGTATGCATCATTCGAAGAGATGAAGAAGGAAGCATGTAATCATGCCAGTGTTCTCAACTGTACTCAACTTGGTATCCCTGACAATTTCAATGCTACTCGACCatggaaaacgaaaaaaaaagaaatttcacAGCCCCTCTAACGAGTGAAGATAGTTTTCGACTGGAGGTTATctctgaatttgaaaaaaaatatatttcagtagAAACAGCGTGGAGAAGCGATAGCGGGTATCagaaattttgaacaatttgtataataattccatattgaataatcaatatgggtatcaaatgaaagggcttgactagtagaacacaattatttacgaaaaacgtaaatcca from Toxorhynchites rutilus septentrionalis strain SRP chromosome 3, ASM2978413v1, whole genome shotgun sequence encodes:
- the LOC129778728 gene encoding protein disulfide-isomerase A5 isoform X1 — protein: MVLRYLCILALLCACELQLVSSKVNAKSTVVEGITDVKELKKLFRTKNNVLVLFVSSLKEAQSTLNAFREAAETVKGQGTMVLFDCSSGESKKICKKMKAQPTPHILKHYKDGDFHKDYDRQLTATSMANFMRDPTGDLPWEEDPIGVDVVHVPDTLALAKLLKKEVRPILVMFYAPWCGFCKTLKPEFSAAAGELKPKYVLAAIDVNRPENSIIRKQYNITGFPTLLYYENGRMKYTFDGENNKAGIIAFMKNPTAPPPSKPKEPDWASEPSSEIVHLGSANFEPALKDEKSALVMFYAPWCGHCKKMKPEYEKAATIMKEKKVAGVLAALDATKEQAIGQQFGVKGYPTVKYFSNGEFKFDVNVRDADKIVEFMRNPVEPPPPPTPEAPWEEEQSEVVHLSEESFKPFLKKKKHALVMFYAPWCGHCKRAKPEFTSAAEHFKEDPKVALAAVDCTRHSGVCSAYEVRGYPTMKYFSYLKTVREYSGGRTENDFTKFLKDPNAPAEEKVLEAYGDFPGADKIIILTDASVDDVLKNEDRVLVMFYAPWCGHCKRMKPDFAEVANLLEKNAVSGKVAAVDCTQHTKTAERFEIQGFPTMKYFVRGKFIKNYEGKRTAQAMYDFIRSNGASGKDEL
- the LOC129778728 gene encoding protein disulfide-isomerase A5 isoform X2, whose protein sequence is MVLFDCSSGESKKICKKMKAQPTPHILKHYKDGDFHKDYDRQLTATSMANFMRDPTGDLPWEEDPIGVDVVHVPDTLALAKLLKKEVRPILVMFYAPWCGFCKTLKPEFSAAAGELKPKYVLAAIDVNRPENSIIRKQYNITGFPTLLYYENGRMKYTFDGENNKAGIIAFMKNPTAPPPSKPKEPDWASEPSSEIVHLGSANFEPALKDEKSALVMFYAPWCGHCKKMKPEYEKAATIMKEKKVAGVLAALDATKEQAIGQQFGVKGYPTVKYFSNGEFKFDVNVRDADKIVEFMRNPVEPPPPPTPEAPWEEEQSEVVHLSEESFKPFLKKKKHALVMFYAPWCGHCKRAKPEFTSAAEHFKEDPKVALAAVDCTRHSGVCSAYEVRGYPTMKYFSYLKTVREYSGGRTENDFTKFLKDPNAPAEEKVLEAYGDFPGADKIIILTDASVDDVLKNEDRVLVMFYAPWCGHCKRMKPDFAEVANLLEKNAVSGKVAAVDCTQHTKTAERFEIQGFPTMKYFVRGKFIKNYEGKRTAQAMYDFIRSNGASGKDEL